From the genome of Kaistella daneshvariae, one region includes:
- a CDS encoding glycoside hydrolase family 3 protein has protein sequence MKNFPCYFPIFFVFVFCFSISGFAQYQPKNLSAEDLKKANNWVENSYNSLSQDEKLGQLFIVALYTNKGEEHIEGVRNLVKNEDLGGLILMQDDAAREINLVNEFQAQSKIPLMIGMDAEWGLFQRIAAAHKFPWAMTLGAIQDKSLITEMSAKIAEDSKRMGINWDFAPVVDVNTNPNNPIIGNRSFGSEVPNVVASALAYAHGLQDNNILAAIKHFPGHGDTDQDSHLDLPVVSHSLKRLNEIEIAPFKALMDEGIGGVMVAHLYVPALEKTKGIPASISKNIITGILKEQLGYKGLIITDALNMGAVANKFKAGELDALAFKAGNDIMLFSQDVATGKKLIQEAIDKGEISQKRVEESVKKILLTKYFLGLDHYKPRDPKNINEDLNNASHQKIVQKMYANSLTLLKDDKKLLPLNCQETYYYVPLEEAPYQTFLDELNLSITVIVKKASEIGEIPANSKVIVGFHKDNSTAYKPYKISAESKKILAELSKKSSIILDIFGSPYALRDVDISSISTVLVSYENNDDAMKATAKALAGETRISGKLPVLVTNKLKAGDGIELNPAVRTIFPRAEKQN, from the coding sequence ATGAAAAATTTTCCCTGCTATTTCCCTATATTTTTTGTTTTTGTCTTTTGTTTCAGCATTTCTGGTTTTGCACAATATCAACCAAAAAATCTTTCCGCAGAAGATTTAAAAAAAGCAAATAATTGGGTTGAAAATTCTTACAATTCTTTAAGCCAGGATGAGAAATTGGGCCAACTTTTCATTGTTGCGCTTTATACGAATAAAGGCGAAGAGCACATTGAAGGCGTAAGAAATCTGGTAAAAAATGAGGATTTAGGCGGATTAATTTTGATGCAGGATGATGCCGCCCGCGAAATTAATTTGGTTAATGAATTTCAGGCACAGTCCAAAATACCTTTGATGATCGGTATGGACGCTGAATGGGGACTTTTTCAAAGAATTGCAGCAGCACACAAGTTTCCCTGGGCAATGACTTTAGGCGCCATTCAGGATAAAAGTTTAATTACCGAAATGTCCGCAAAAATTGCGGAAGACAGCAAAAGAATGGGCATCAACTGGGATTTTGCGCCGGTCGTGGACGTGAATACTAATCCGAATAATCCGATCATCGGAAACCGAAGTTTCGGTTCAGAAGTTCCGAATGTAGTCGCTTCCGCGCTCGCTTATGCGCATGGTTTGCAGGATAATAATATTCTAGCAGCCATCAAACATTTTCCGGGTCACGGCGACACCGATCAGGATTCGCATCTGGATTTGCCGGTGGTTTCACATTCACTGAAAAGACTGAATGAAATAGAAATTGCACCATTTAAAGCGTTGATGGACGAAGGAATTGGCGGCGTTATGGTGGCGCATTTATACGTTCCGGCTTTAGAAAAAACTAAAGGAATTCCGGCCTCAATTTCTAAAAATATCATCACCGGAATTTTAAAAGAACAGTTGGGGTACAAAGGTTTGATCATCACCGATGCGCTGAATATGGGCGCTGTGGCGAATAAATTTAAAGCCGGGGAACTGGATGCTCTAGCGTTTAAAGCCGGTAACGACATTATGCTTTTTTCACAGGATGTTGCAACCGGAAAAAAACTCATCCAGGAAGCGATTGATAAAGGAGAAATTTCTCAAAAAAGAGTCGAAGAAAGCGTAAAAAAGATCCTTTTAACGAAGTATTTTTTAGGTTTAGATCATTATAAGCCGCGCGATCCAAAAAACATCAATGAAGATCTGAACAACGCATCTCACCAGAAAATTGTTCAGAAAATGTACGCGAATTCTTTAACATTATTAAAGGACGACAAAAAGTTATTACCGCTTAATTGCCAGGAAACTTATTATTACGTTCCGTTGGAAGAAGCGCCATACCAAACTTTTCTGGATGAACTGAATTTAAGCATCACAGTTATCGTTAAAAAAGCTTCGGAAATCGGTGAAATTCCTGCAAATTCGAAGGTGATTGTAGGGTTTCACAAAGACAATTCTACGGCTTACAAACCCTATAAAATCTCCGCCGAAAGCAAAAAAATTCTTGCAGAATTAAGCAAAAAAAGCTCCATTATACTCGATATTTTTGGTTCACCGTATGCGCTTCGTGATGTTGATATTTCCAGCATTTCCACCGTTCTCGTTTCTTACGAAAACAACGATGACGCCATGAAAGCCACTGCAAAAGCACTTGCCGGCGAAACCAGAATTTCGGGAAAATTACCCGTTTTAGTGACGAATAAATTAAAAGCCGGCGATGGTATTGAACTTAATCCGGCGGTCCGCACTATTTTCCCGCGCGCTGAAAAACAAAACTAA
- the deoD gene encoding purine-nucleoside phosphorylase codes for MSVHIAAKKGEIAKTVLQPGDPRRARYIAENFLEEVKLVSETRSILYFTGLYKGKEISVGASGMGVPSIGIYSYELFTEFDVDTIIRIGTCGAYTDELKVFDVLNVNNAASESTYAKYAWEIEEEILPPPGHIFSLLNKTAENRSLNLIPTTIHTSDIFYRKSQEIPEIAKKYNCSAVEMEAFALFANAQYLGKNAATLLTVSDVIPTGEFISADQRESALKPMIELALEAAMNI; via the coding sequence ATGAGTGTTCACATTGCAGCAAAAAAAGGTGAAATTGCCAAAACAGTTTTACAACCTGGCGACCCGCGCCGCGCAAGATATATCGCAGAAAATTTTTTAGAAGAGGTAAAGTTGGTAAGCGAAACCCGCAGTATTCTCTATTTTACGGGACTTTATAAAGGAAAAGAAATTTCCGTCGGCGCGAGTGGAATGGGCGTACCAAGCATTGGGATTTACTCCTATGAGCTTTTCACCGAGTTTGACGTAGACACCATTATCCGAATCGGGACTTGCGGCGCTTATACGGATGAATTGAAAGTTTTCGATGTGCTGAATGTGAATAATGCAGCCAGCGAATCGACTTACGCAAAATACGCCTGGGAAATTGAAGAAGAAATTTTACCGCCTCCAGGGCATATTTTTAGCCTTTTGAATAAAACCGCGGAAAATAGGTCTTTAAATTTAATTCCAACCACAATTCACACCAGTGATATTTTTTACCGTAAAAGCCAGGAAATTCCGGAAATCGCTAAGAAGTATAACTGCTCCGCAGTTGAAATGGAGGCTTTTGCTTTGTTCGCAAATGCGCAATATCTGGGTAAAAACGCCGCAACACTTCTTACGGTTTCGGATGTAATCCCTACCGGTGAATTTATTTCGGCTGATCAGCGTGAAAGCGCTTTAAAACCGATGATTGAACTGGCTTTGGAAGCGGCAATGAATATTTAA
- the ribA gene encoding GTP cyclohydrolase II has product MLKIQAESNVPTAYGEFRMIAFAEVETDWMPQMAIVAKNTDFSKPVNVRFHSECITGEVFHSRKCECGQQLDAAMKFIYENGGIIVYLRQEGRNIGIINKLRAYALQEQGLDTVEANLRLGLPADDRNFSSAIEILNILNVKEINLLTNNPEKIKMVEESNIKLRKRIPLQMDSTEESASYLKVKKDYFGHLLEDEDTR; this is encoded by the coding sequence ATGTTAAAAATCCAAGCAGAATCCAATGTGCCAACAGCGTACGGAGAATTCCGTATGATCGCATTTGCCGAAGTTGAAACCGACTGGATGCCGCAAATGGCCATTGTAGCAAAAAACACCGACTTTTCTAAACCTGTCAATGTAAGGTTTCATTCTGAATGTATCACCGGAGAGGTTTTTCATTCCAGAAAATGTGAGTGCGGACAGCAACTGGACGCCGCAATGAAATTCATTTATGAAAATGGCGGAATCATCGTTTATCTTCGACAGGAAGGGCGAAATATCGGCATCATCAATAAGCTGCGCGCTTATGCACTTCAGGAGCAAGGATTGGATACAGTGGAAGCCAATTTAAGATTAGGTTTGCCCGCAGACGACCGCAATTTCAGCAGCGCCATAGAAATCCTGAATATTCTGAATGTAAAGGAAATCAACCTTCTCACCAACAATCCGGAGAAAATTAAAATGGTGGAAGAAAGCAATATTAAACTGCGTAAAAGAATTCCACTTCAGATGGATTCCACCGAAGAAAGCGCCAGTTATCTGAAGGTAAAAAAAGATTATTTTGGGCATCTTCTTGAAGACGAAGATACCCGTTAA
- a CDS encoding DUF4254 domain-containing protein, protein MNFTDTAWKIFNQSIDDYHLADNVETPAKNPYSGNSLEQLLYAKNWIDTVQWHLEDIIRDENINPAEALQLKRTIDSSNQKRTDLVEFIDGWFLDKYKEIKPQPHAKINTETPAWAVDRLSILALKVYHMNLEATRQSATEEHRENCTAKLNVLLEQKKDLSEAIENLLFDIENGAIKMKVYKQMKMYNDESLNPILYQRTEK, encoded by the coding sequence ATGAATTTTACAGATACTGCATGGAAAATCTTCAACCAATCGATTGATGACTATCACCTAGCAGACAATGTAGAAACTCCAGCAAAAAATCCTTATTCCGGAAATAGTTTGGAACAGCTTTTGTATGCGAAGAATTGGATTGACACCGTTCAATGGCATTTGGAAGACATTATTCGCGATGAAAATATAAACCCGGCGGAAGCTTTACAACTTAAACGGACGATTGACTCATCCAATCAGAAAAGAACTGATCTGGTTGAGTTTATCGACGGTTGGTTTTTAGACAAATATAAAGAGATTAAGCCGCAACCGCATGCGAAAATAAATACGGAAACTCCCGCCTGGGCAGTTGACCGCCTTTCCATTTTGGCATTAAAAGTATATCATATGAATTTGGAGGCCACCAGACAATCGGCCACCGAAGAACACAGAGAAAACTGCACAGCAAAGCTGAATGTTTTGTTGGAACAAAAAAAAGATCTCAGCGAGGCTATAGAAAATTTGCTTTTTGATATCGAGAATGGCGCCATTAAGATGAAAGTTTACAAACAAATGAAGATGTATAACGATGAAAGTCTTAATCCGATCCTTTATCAAAGAACGGAAAAATGA
- a CDS encoding twin-arginine translocase TatA/TatE family subunit has product MNTITILALSWQHLLIVGIIILIFFGGRKIPEMMRGLGSGIKEFKDAVKEDDPKKPEEPRSNSSTTP; this is encoded by the coding sequence ATGAACACAATAACAATACTAGCGCTTTCGTGGCAACACCTGCTTATCGTAGGTATCATTATTCTCATCTTTTTCGGTGGTCGCAAAATCCCGGAAATGATGCGCGGTTTAGGTTCCGGCATCAAAGAATTTAAAGATGCAGTAAAAGAAGACGATCCGAAAAAGCCGGAAGAACCAAGAAGTAATTCCAGCACGACTCCTTAA
- a CDS encoding peptidoglycan DD-metalloendopeptidase family protein — protein MIKKVSFFVAIFLFSFFSAQKKEQLQKQNADLKKQIAAINSNLAKTQQQSKLSISYLTEVQKKIQLREKVYTNTQKEKRLIEDEIYLRQLEINRQNRELAVLRKNYAEVLVKAYKNKGVQNKVTFILSSKNLGEALRRVQYLKDYSDYQDKKAAEISNAAKVLEQNIALKQRSVKDKETILSNQQKDLLTIAAEKKAKEALLAEFKKNESQLTAELKQKQSESKALEGQIRSIIAEEIRIAKAQAEQRKKEEAEKIRLAKIAAEREKARIEAENKAKLEALALEKKKADEEARRLKEISDKKAEEEASRARIAAAADAKKSEDSKTAAEAEKAEARRLAAAKDAAAAKAKAAAAADKAADARAAEASLAKKNEDDKKAAETKAMTNYGVSSAVGNNFASNRGKMGMPAYGTITHRFGRQPHPVFKNIVEENNGIKISVSKGTLAKCVAPGTVSRVVASADGSKTVIVKHGDYFTIYANLASTMVSANQQVSAGSSMGVVGADFDGTYTLDFQIWNGSSPVDPLGWVN, from the coding sequence ATGATTAAAAAAGTAAGCTTTTTTGTAGCAATTTTTCTGTTCAGTTTTTTTTCTGCCCAGAAAAAAGAACAACTTCAAAAGCAGAACGCCGACCTTAAAAAGCAAATTGCGGCAATCAATTCGAACTTAGCAAAAACGCAGCAGCAATCGAAACTTTCAATTTCTTACTTAACGGAAGTGCAGAAGAAAATACAGCTCCGCGAAAAAGTATACACCAACACGCAGAAAGAAAAACGGCTTATCGAGGATGAAATCTATCTTCGTCAGCTCGAAATAAACCGCCAGAACCGGGAACTTGCTGTACTTCGTAAGAATTACGCCGAAGTTTTGGTAAAAGCGTACAAAAATAAAGGCGTACAAAATAAGGTGACTTTTATTTTATCATCTAAAAATCTGGGTGAAGCTTTGCGCCGGGTGCAATATCTGAAAGATTATTCCGATTATCAGGATAAAAAAGCAGCTGAAATTTCCAATGCGGCCAAAGTTCTGGAACAGAACATCGCGTTGAAACAGCGTTCGGTAAAGGATAAAGAAACCATTCTTTCCAATCAGCAAAAAGATCTTTTGACCATTGCTGCGGAAAAAAAGGCAAAAGAAGCTTTACTTGCTGAATTTAAGAAAAATGAAAGCCAGCTAACCGCCGAATTGAAACAGAAACAGTCGGAATCAAAAGCTTTGGAAGGCCAAATCCGTTCTATTATCGCTGAGGAAATCCGGATCGCAAAAGCACAGGCGGAACAGCGTAAAAAGGAAGAAGCTGAAAAAATCCGTTTAGCAAAAATCGCGGCAGAACGCGAAAAAGCACGAATTGAAGCGGAAAATAAAGCAAAGTTGGAAGCATTAGCGTTAGAAAAGAAAAAGGCCGACGAAGAAGCACGCCGTTTGAAAGAAATCTCAGATAAAAAAGCTGAAGAAGAAGCGAGCCGGGCACGGATTGCCGCTGCGGCAGATGCTAAAAAAAGCGAAGATTCAAAAACAGCGGCTGAGGCTGAAAAAGCAGAAGCTCGCCGTTTAGCAGCAGCTAAAGATGCCGCCGCCGCAAAAGCAAAAGCTGCAGCGGCAGCAGATAAAGCCGCAGATGCGCGGGCTGCCGAAGCCTCTTTAGCGAAAAAGAATGAAGACGATAAAAAAGCAGCAGAAACAAAAGCGATGACCAATTACGGAGTTTCTTCCGCTGTAGGAAATAATTTCGCAAGCAATCGCGGAAAAATGGGGATGCCGGCATACGGTACCATTACACATCGTTTTGGGCGTCAGCCTCACCCTGTTTTTAAAAATATCGTAGAAGAAAATAACGGAATTAAAATTTCCGTAAGCAAAGGTACCTTAGCGAAATGTGTAGCGCCCGGCACCGTATCGCGTGTAGTGGCTTCTGCCGACGGTTCTAAAACCGTTATCGTAAAGCACGGCGATTATTTTACCATTTATGCTAACCTTGCAAGCACAATGGTTTCGGCAAATCAGCAGGTTTCTGCGGGCAGTTCGATGGGTGTTGTTGGTGCAGATTTCGACGGCACGTATACCCTTGATTTCCAAATCTGGAACGGCAGCAGCCCGGTTGACCCTTTAGGATGGGTGAATTAA
- a CDS encoding DUF4292 domain-containing protein, protein MKKFIFPLLILLLAMSCKTRNLAEKPISTTTPLESPTAFFNKIKEKTAFEQLKINSKIIAETGAFIPPLDATIYIEKDQKIWINMIAIFLNVGRGIATPDGIKGYEKWNKTYIESDFTYLNNLLNVDFIDYNSFQDLLLGKTFIPVNATDFQVTKNAQGYTVKSIKNLEFKSDGKVSAYMATLDYNENADLAKVALQKVNAPDYLEVSYGNWENFNEIRLPKNVKIVIKGSKNSQILIENTKFDDSKMQTPYSVPENYTKTEIK, encoded by the coding sequence ATGAAAAAGTTTATTTTCCCACTTTTAATTCTGCTTTTAGCAATGTCCTGTAAAACCAGGAACCTTGCTGAAAAACCCATTAGCACAACCACTCCGCTGGAATCTCCTACTGCTTTCTTTAATAAGATTAAAGAAAAAACAGCCTTTGAGCAGCTAAAAATAAATTCAAAGATTATAGCAGAAACCGGAGCTTTTATACCACCTTTGGACGCAACCATTTATATTGAAAAAGACCAGAAAATCTGGATCAATATGATTGCAATTTTCTTAAATGTGGGGCGCGGAATTGCAACTCCGGACGGAATTAAAGGTTACGAAAAATGGAACAAAACCTATATTGAATCCGACTTTACTTATTTGAACAATCTCCTGAATGTGGATTTCATCGATTATAACTCTTTTCAGGATTTGCTGTTGGGAAAAACTTTTATTCCGGTAAATGCAACTGATTTCCAGGTGACTAAAAATGCACAGGGTTATACCGTAAAAAGCATTAAAAATCTGGAATTTAAATCCGACGGCAAAGTTTCTGCGTATATGGCTACATTAGATTACAATGAAAATGCGGATTTAGCAAAGGTCGCCTTACAAAAAGTAAATGCGCCGGATTATCTGGAAGTAAGCTATGGAAACTGGGAAAATTTTAACGAGATAAGATTGCCAAAAAATGTTAAAATTGTAATAAAGGGCTCCAAAAACAGTCAAATTTTAATAGAAAACACGAAATTCGACGATTCTAAAATGCAAACCCCATATTCCGTACCGGAAAATTATACGAAAACTGAGATCAAATGA
- a CDS encoding sugar phosphate nucleotidyltransferase — MKIIVPMAGRGSRLRPHTLTVPKPLIPIAGKPIVQRLVEDIAKVAGENIDEIAFIIGDFGDEVKESLIKIAENLGAKGSVYTQDEPLGTAHAIKCAESSMQGDVVVAFADTLFKADFKLDKNSDGVIWVKKVEDPSAFGVVKLDDYGFITDFVEKPQTFVSDLAIIGIYYFSSAEKLMSEINYIMENDIKQGGEYQLTTALENLRQKGAKFSLGKVDDWMDCGNKNATVETNGKVLGYERENVADFPDSASITNSLIIPPCFIGENVNISNSKIGPFVSIGNNTTVINSNIDNSLIQENTVIDHGNLSNSMIGNSAQYFGVAREISLGDYSVLDFLSKGDKHLI; from the coding sequence ATGAAAATAATTGTTCCAATGGCTGGACGAGGTTCCAGATTAAGACCACATACCCTTACCGTTCCAAAACCATTAATCCCAATTGCCGGAAAACCAATCGTGCAAAGGCTTGTTGAAGACATCGCGAAAGTTGCCGGTGAAAACATCGATGAAATCGCATTTATTATTGGTGATTTCGGCGATGAGGTGAAAGAATCACTAATCAAAATCGCTGAAAATTTAGGCGCGAAAGGAAGCGTATACACGCAGGACGAACCACTGGGAACTGCGCACGCGATTAAATGTGCTGAAAGCTCCATGCAGGGCGATGTTGTGGTGGCTTTTGCTGATACTTTATTTAAAGCAGATTTCAAGCTCGACAAAAATTCCGATGGCGTTATTTGGGTGAAAAAAGTGGAAGATCCTTCAGCTTTTGGTGTGGTAAAACTGGACGATTACGGTTTCATTACCGATTTCGTGGAAAAACCCCAGACTTTCGTTTCAGATTTAGCCATTATTGGAATTTATTACTTCAGTTCTGCGGAAAAGCTGATGAGCGAAATCAACTATATCATGGAGAATGATATCAAGCAGGGCGGAGAATATCAGCTGACAACTGCTTTGGAAAATTTACGCCAAAAAGGAGCTAAATTTTCATTAGGTAAAGTGGATGACTGGATGGACTGCGGAAATAAGAACGCCACAGTGGAAACCAACGGAAAAGTTTTAGGTTATGAGCGTGAAAATGTCGCAGATTTTCCGGACTCGGCAAGCATTACAAACAGCCTGATCATTCCGCCATGTTTTATCGGTGAAAACGTAAACATTTCCAACTCGAAAATTGGGCCTTTTGTGTCTATTGGAAACAATACAACGGTTATTAACTCCAACATCGACAATTCGTTAATACAGGAAAATACGGTGATTGACCACGGAAATTTAAGCAATTCCATGATTGGGAATTCGGCGCAGTATTTTGGCGTGGCACGTGAAATTTCTTTGGGTGATTATTCCGTGCTGGATTTTCTGTCCAAAGGCGACAAACATTTAATTTAA
- the dut gene encoding dUTP diphosphatase — MKIKIINKSNHPLPKYQTEISAGMDLYANIEENITLKSLERKLIPTGLFLELPEGFEAQVRPRSGLALKHGITVLNSPGTIDADYRGEVGVILVNLSAEDFTIKDGDRIAQMVLAKYETAEWESADSLSETTRGAGGFGSTKS; from the coding sequence ATGAAAATTAAAATCATCAATAAATCCAACCATCCTTTACCCAAATATCAGACAGAAATTTCTGCAGGCATGGATCTTTACGCGAATATTGAAGAAAATATCACATTAAAATCGCTGGAAAGAAAGCTTATCCCAACCGGTTTATTTTTAGAACTTCCCGAAGGTTTTGAAGCCCAGGTGCGCCCGAGAAGTGGTCTTGCGCTAAAACACGGAATTACGGTGCTGAACTCGCCTGGAACCATCGATGCGGATTATCGGGGTGAAGTTGGGGTAATTTTAGTAAATTTGTCCGCTGAAGATTTTACCATTAAAGACGGTGACCGAATTGCGCAAATGGTGCTTGCAAAATATGAAACTGCAGAATGGGAAAGTGCAGATTCTTTGAGTGAAACAACTCGCGGTGCCGGTGGTTTCGGAAGTACAAAATCTTAA
- a CDS encoding lipopolysaccharide biosynthesis protein: MYKKLLGQTAIYGLSTVIIRLFPFIISPFVTNAFGPQSLAPFIDFYSVAGIIIVLLSHGMETTFFRFAEKEENTKKLISTATISVAGASFLFMFFCFVFRQDLAIAFKTPDQVNLLTMMLFVLGLDGLSTMPFVILRKTGRPKKFALIKIINGVINFVLVVFFIVVMPKLGPNGIFGFSYNPHFGIGYVFVANLVASAVTFLLLAQEIKAVRIAAFSWPLWKKMMAYSWPITIAGLAGVVNETMDRQFLKYLLPDGTNTEQMAIYGAVCKIVTFLTLFRQAYLLGIEPFFFSHAKNENSGKSYAKLMDLFVIVNCIILLALCVNLNWLAKMYLANPAYNEGIPIVPIVLIAAVFLGIYLNMSVWYKLSDKTIFGAYISVLGAAVTIAVNFYFIPAYGYWASTWATFLSYFSMMTVSYFLGQYFYPVPYHMKKIVGYLSLSIFLSVLSYYVLDGNLIIGNLFFLLFLGLIFYVEKDTLKQLRKN; encoded by the coding sequence TTGTATAAAAAATTATTGGGACAAACCGCGATTTATGGATTAAGCACGGTTATCATCAGGCTTTTTCCTTTTATCATCAGTCCGTTTGTTACCAACGCTTTTGGCCCGCAATCGCTGGCGCCGTTTATCGACTTTTACTCGGTGGCCGGAATCATTATCGTTCTGCTTTCCCACGGCATGGAAACTACTTTTTTCCGTTTCGCCGAAAAAGAGGAGAACACGAAAAAGTTAATTTCGACAGCAACCATCAGTGTTGCGGGCGCTTCTTTCCTCTTCATGTTTTTCTGTTTTGTTTTCCGGCAGGATTTAGCGATCGCTTTCAAAACGCCCGATCAGGTCAACCTTCTCACCATGATGCTTTTCGTTTTAGGCTTGGACGGACTTTCAACAATGCCGTTTGTCATCCTGAGAAAAACCGGGCGCCCAAAGAAGTTTGCTTTAATTAAAATCATCAACGGCGTTATCAATTTTGTACTCGTCGTATTTTTTATCGTTGTTATGCCTAAATTAGGTCCGAACGGGATTTTTGGTTTCAGTTACAACCCCCATTTTGGAATAGGTTACGTTTTTGTAGCGAATTTAGTTGCGAGTGCTGTGACGTTTTTACTTCTCGCGCAGGAGATAAAAGCGGTGCGGATTGCAGCTTTCAGCTGGCCACTCTGGAAGAAAATGATGGCGTATTCCTGGCCTATAACCATCGCGGGTTTAGCAGGCGTCGTGAACGAAACCATGGATCGCCAGTTTTTAAAATACCTTTTACCCGACGGAACAAACACGGAACAAATGGCGATTTACGGTGCCGTATGTAAGATCGTTACTTTCTTAACATTGTTCCGCCAGGCTTATCTTTTGGGCATCGAACCCTTCTTTTTCTCGCATGCAAAAAACGAAAATTCGGGGAAATCTTACGCCAAACTAATGGATCTTTTTGTGATCGTAAACTGCATTATCTTACTCGCATTATGTGTGAATTTAAATTGGCTGGCAAAGATGTATCTGGCAAATCCGGCGTACAACGAAGGCATTCCCATCGTGCCGATCGTATTGATCGCGGCGGTTTTTCTGGGGATTTATTTAAATATGTCCGTCTGGTACAAATTATCCGATAAAACTATTTTCGGCGCTTACATTTCTGTTTTAGGAGCAGCGGTGACCATTGCTGTCAACTTTTATTTTATTCCCGCGTACGGCTATTGGGCATCAACATGGGCAACATTTTTAAGTTACTTTTCGATGATGACGGTTTCTTATTTCCTCGGGCAATATTTTTATCCCGTTCCGTACCACATGAAAAAAATTGTGGGCTATTTAAGTTTGAGTATTTTCCTTTCGGTACTTTCCTATTATGTCCTCGACGGAAACTTAATCATCGGAAACCTTTTCTTTCTGCTCTTTTTAGGCCTGATTTTTTACGTTGAAAAAGACACTTTAAAACAATTAAGAAAAAACTGA
- a CDS encoding dihydroorotase — translation MKILLKNATIVNENQIFESDLLIENDLISKIEKNISSENVDKIIDATGKYLLPGIIDDQVHFREPGLTWKGDIESESRAAVAGGITSFMEQPNTVPNAVTQELLEKKYEIAAKKSFANYSFMMGGTNDNLDEVLKTNPRNVAGIKLFLGSSTGNMLVDNPETLENIFSKTKMLIAVHCEDEATIRKNTALYQEKFGDDIPMEFHHLIRSEDACYISSSKAVELAKKTGARLHLFHITTAKETELFRNDIPLKDKKITAEVCVHHLTFTNEDYAGKGTLIKWNPAVKTAEDRSGLWEALLDDRIDVIATDHAPHTWEEKQNVYTKAPSGGPLVQHSLNIMLENFRNGKISLEKLVEKMCHNPAILFEIEKRGFIREGYKADLVLVDIHDSYTVSKENILYKCGWSPLEGTTFHSKITHTFVNGFLAVDNGKISEEKHGERLLFDRNF, via the coding sequence ATGAAAATTCTTCTGAAAAACGCAACGATTGTCAATGAAAATCAAATTTTTGAAAGCGACTTGCTCATCGAAAATGATTTGATATCAAAAATCGAAAAAAATATTTCCTCCGAAAATGTCGATAAAATTATTGATGCCACCGGAAAATATCTTTTACCCGGAATTATTGATGATCAGGTACATTTTCGGGAGCCGGGCTTAACGTGGAAAGGCGATATTGAAAGTGAGTCGCGCGCGGCTGTCGCGGGTGGAATCACGAGTTTTATGGAGCAGCCGAACACGGTGCCGAATGCCGTGACGCAGGAACTTTTGGAAAAAAAGTATGAAATAGCAGCTAAAAAATCTTTCGCCAATTATTCTTTTATGATGGGCGGAACGAATGATAATCTGGACGAAGTGCTCAAAACTAATCCGCGGAATGTTGCGGGAATTAAACTGTTTCTGGGTTCTTCCACCGGAAATATGCTCGTGGATAATCCTGAAACTTTGGAAAATATTTTTTCAAAAACGAAAATGCTGATCGCGGTGCATTGCGAAGATGAAGCGACAATTCGGAAAAATACTGCCCTTTACCAGGAAAAATTTGGCGATGACATTCCGATGGAATTTCACCATCTTATCCGAAGTGAGGACGCCTGCTACATTTCTTCATCGAAAGCAGTGGAATTGGCGAAAAAAACCGGCGCAAGACTGCATTTATTTCATATTACAACCGCTAAAGAAACCGAACTTTTCCGAAATGACATTCCTTTAAAAGATAAAAAAATCACCGCCGAAGTTTGCGTTCACCATTTGACTTTCACTAACGAAGATTACGCGGGAAAAGGAACATTAATTAAATGGAATCCTGCCGTAAAAACCGCCGAAGACCGCTCCGGATTATGGGAAGCGCTGCTGGACGACCGGATTGATGTAATCGCCACCGATCACGCGCCGCACACCTGGGAAGAAAAACAGAATGTTTATACCAAAGCGCCGTCGGGCGGACCGCTGGTGCAGCATTCTTTAAACATCATGCTTGAAAATTTTAGAAACGGAAAAATTTCCCTCGAAAAGCTGGTAGAAAAAATGTGTCACAATCCGGCCATTCTTTTCGAAATCGAAAAACGCGGTTTCATCCGTGAAGGTTATAAGGCTGATCTAGTTTTAGTGGATATCCATGACAGCTACACGGTTTCCAAAGAAAATATTCTGTATAAATGTGGCTGGAGTCCGCTGGAAGGCACAACCTTTCATTCAAAAATTACCCACACTTTTGTAAATGGTTTTTTAGCCGTTGATAATGGCAAAATTTCCGAAGAAAAACATGGCGAGAGATTGCTCTTCGACAGAAATTTTTAA